In Ureibacillus thermophilus, the genomic stretch AAGTGCAGCAAAAAGAAATTATTGAAGCCGGCAGCGGGCGTTTTATTGGATATATTATCGATGCGGAAGTATGTGCAACAACCGGTATGATTACAGCTTTTCTTGTGGCGGAACCGAAAAAAATGTTTAACTTTTTTCATGGAGATGAATCTGTACGAAGAGTATTAATCAGCGATATTTTAGTCATCGGGAAAGATGTCATTTTAGTAAAAGATGTTTCATAATACCGCGATTTCATTGAAAAATAGAGAGTTGATTGTTAAAATGAAAGAAACTATTGTTGTAAAGATGGGATTTAGTATGTCAAGCATTCGAGAAAACTTAGAAATCATTCAGCAAAGAATCGAAGAAGCAAAAACAAGAGCTAATCGATTGAATGATGATATTAATATTATTGCAGTGACAAAACAAGTTTCTGTAGAACGCACGAAAGAAACATTGGATGCAGGGCTTGTTCATCTCGGCGAAAATCGTCCAGA encodes the following:
- a CDS encoding YlmC/YmxH family sporulation protein, which produces MPLKFSEVQQKEIIEAGSGRFIGYIIDAEVCATTGMITAFLVAEPKKMFNFFHGDESVRRVLISDILVIGKDVILVKDVS